A stretch of DNA from Rheinheimera sp. MMS21-TC3:
TGCAACTGGCCGTCTTAGCCAGTGCTTTATTATTCAGTCAGCTTTACTTCTTTAACTTTACAGCTTGGCATCACTGGTTATTAGCCTCTAGTGTATTGCTCTGTTTACTATGGCAACTATGGTGGATCCTGCCCTATACCCGTTTATGGCCATATGAAGTTTTATCTAGTGAAAATACTAACCCCGAGCGTCAGCTCACCATTATTACAGCTAATGTGCTAACGCCTAATCGTAATGCTGATAGTCTTATACAGCTAGTTAAACAACATAAACCCGACGTACTCGTTACCCTAGAGTCTGATTTATGGTGGCAACAACAGCTAGATTGCTTAGAAACTGAAATGCCTTTCACTATAAAGTGCCCGCTAGATAACCTTTATGGTATGCATGTTTACTCACGCTTAGCCTTAACTGATAGCGAGATCGCCTATTTAGTAGAAGATGATGTGCCTTCAATGCATGCGCTATTGACCTTAAAATGTGGTAACAAAGTACGGATGCACTTTTTGCACCCAGCACCACCTAGCCCAACTGAAAATGAGCAATCAATTGAGCGTGATGCCGAGCTTATTATAGTGGCACGCAGTATTGCAGATACACCGCAAGC
This window harbors:
- a CDS encoding endonuclease/exonuclease/phosphatase family protein; the protein is MSLALSVCTILIVLATVLPLWKNSHWTIRGLDFPRLQLAVLASALLFSQLYFFNFTAWHHWLLASSVLLCLLWQLWWILPYTRLWPYEVLSSENTNPERQLTIITANVLTPNRNADSLIQLVKQHKPDVLVTLESDLWWQQQLDCLETEMPFTIKCPLDNLYGMHVYSRLALTDSEIAYLVEDDVPSMHALLTLKCGNKVRMHFLHPAPPSPTENEQSIERDAELIIVARSIADTPQATIITGDLNDVAWSRTTRLFRKLSGLLDPRVGRGMFNTFHASYPFLRWPLDHLFHSQHFTLNQIQRLPSIGSDHFALMTTLSYTPSHGAEQNGLTPVKEDKELATEITQQQGVNKKSVPEPGK